The Oncorhynchus masou masou isolate Uvic2021 unplaced genomic scaffold, UVic_Omas_1.1 unplaced_scaffold_2331, whole genome shotgun sequence genome includes a window with the following:
- the pdia2 gene encoding protein disulfide-isomerase A2: MRFCVVLVAVVLVLHVSRTETAEDTSPEQTNAAEQETEPEKKEKTTEIEEEKDVMVLHINNFQRALSENKFLLVEFYAPWCGHCRQLEPVYAEAGGVLKGERKEGESEGYRLAKVDAAEEKELAEEFDVGSFPTIKLFTDGDRNNPIDFTGKRTVQGIVQWLKRRSGPSAVVLETTDAASEHISLHNVTVLGFFTSLESEEAKVFYSVAMEMVDMVFGVTTSPEVFQKYEVKNNRVVLFKKFDEGRVDLSVSEEEKVGKEELTVFIRTNSLELVIEFNEQNADKIFGSKVHTHTLLFINSTVQEQKSLLTEYSTVARVFKGKVLFIIIDVTGPVSHVLKYFGLSEGDAPAVRIINTDTAKKFALIGQITTATLQTFCQGVLDGTMKSHLLSEEVPEDWDKGPIKVLVGKNFEAVALDNNKNVFVEFYAPWCGHCKELAPVWEKLAEKYADQDDIIIAKMDATTNEVEGVSVSGFPTLRYYPAGEDSKEVEYSGTRDLETFAMFLDNGGQLPKVEEEDEDNEDEEEVTDESSPLPANETSKDEL, from the exons ATGCGGTTCTGTGTGGTTCTAGTAGCCGTGGTTCTGGTTCTCCATGTGTCCCGGACCGAGACGGCGGAAGACACCAGTCCAGAACAGACCAACGCAGCAGAACAAGAGACGGAGCCGGAGAAGAAAGAGAAAACGactgagatagaggaggagaaggacgtGATGGTTCTACACATCAATAACTTCCAAAGGGCCCTGAGTGAAAACAAGTTCCTGCTGGTTGAGTTCT atgctcCGTGGTGTGGTCACTGCCGTCAGTTGGAGCCGGTGTATGCGGAGGCAGGGGGGGTgttgaagggagagagaaaagagggagagagcgagggatacCGTCTGGCTAAAGTGGatgctgcagaggagaaggagCTGGCAGAAGAGTTTGATGTCGGAAGTTTCCCAACCATCAAACTGTTCACCGACGGAGACAGAAACAACCCCATCGACTTCACTG GGAAGAGGACAGTGCAGGGTATTGTCCAGTGGTTGAAGAGGCGGTCAGGTCCTAGTGCCGTGGTGTTAGAGACGACTGATGCCGCTTCAGAACACATCAGCCTTCACAACGTTACAGTGCTGGGGTTCTTCACT AGTCTGGAGAGTGAGGAGGCCAAGGTGTTCTATAGTGTTGCCATGGAGATGGTTGACATGGTGTTCGGGGTGACAACCAGTCCAGAGGTCTTCCAGAAATATGAAGTAAAGAACAATAGAGTGGTGCTGTTCAAGAAG tttgacGAGGGCAGGGTAGACCTGTCTGTGTCcgaggaggagaaggtgggtaAAGAGGAGCTGACTGTCTTCATCAGGACCAACAGTCTGGAGCTGGTCATAGAGTTCAAcgagcag AATGCGGATAAGATCTTTGGTTCAAAGGTTCACACCCACACCCTCCTGTTCATCAACTCTACAGTCCAGGAGCAGAAGAGCCTTCTGACTGAATACAGCACCGTGGCCAGGGTCTTCAAGGGCAAG gtattgTTCATCATTATAGATGTAACGGGACCAGTCAGTCATGTCCTGAAGTACTTCGGTCTTTCCGAGGGCGACGCCCCCGCTGTACGCATCATCAATACCGACACCGCCAAAAAGTTTGCTCTGATTGGGCAGATAACGACCGCCACGCTCCAAACGTTCTGTCAGGGAGTTCTGGACGGAACCATGAAG TCTCACCTGCTAAGCGAGGAGGTACCAGAGGACTGGGATAAAGGACCCATTAAAGTTCTGGTCGGGAAGAACTTTGAGGCTGTCGCCCTCGACAACAACAAGAATGTCTTCGTAGAGTTCT ATGCCCCATGGTGCGGTCACTGTAAGGAGCTGGCTCCTGTCTGGGAGAAGCTGGCAGAGAAGTACGCTGACCAGGATGACATCATCATTGCCAAGATGGATGCCACGACCAATGAGGTGGAGGGAGTGTCTGTGTCTGGCTTCCCGACACTACGATACTACCCTGCTGGAGAAGACAGCAAG gaggtaGAGTACAGTGGGACCAGAGACTTGGAGACGTTTGCTATGTTCCTGGACAATGGAGGACAGCTTCCgaaggtggaagaggaggatgaggataatgaagatgaagaggag GTCACTGATGAGTCATCGCCACTGCCAGCCAATGAGACGTCTAAAGACGAGCTGTAA